In Lolium rigidum isolate FL_2022 chromosome 7, APGP_CSIRO_Lrig_0.1, whole genome shotgun sequence, the DNA window AGCATATAAATGCAAcattctattttatatttgaagcaaaaaaaaagaagATAGAAGTTGCTCTTGTTGGAACGAGGGTGCCCTCATTGCCATTATGCTACTGTTGCTAAGGGTAGGTATATTTGGAAGTCACTGAAAGTTTCATGGAGGCTCACCTATACTCCCAGCCACATACTTCAGCCATTCCCACACAAGAAAACGGGGCAAAATAAAGAAGCTTCAGGCCGAGCATCCATCGGATAGATCAGCAGATTCTGCTGAACTTGAAACAGCATGTTGTATATTTTCCTAAAATTGGAGGCATGACAACGGCCGATAAACCTCTTGATGGTAATGTAGCTGTCATGGTTGGACTGATGTTGCTAGCGCCAAAGTCAAACGATTCCTGCACCAAACAAATTTCAAGGATTTTACATGATTGAGCACTGTAACAAATTTTAAGTATGCTTTTACTTGTCTGCCATATACTAGAAGGAATAAGCATTAAGCATGAAACACTTTTTATTTTATGTCACATATATCTTCTGATTTTCAGTTAGGAACGATCTGAACGACAGCAAACTTGGTTGAACTCGAGCAGCTCGGCCATCAGTGAGTCGAATTGCGCGGGCGTCCGTTGACGACGAGCAGCTTGGCCGGCGGCAGGGCGGCAAGGTCTAGCTGCAGTATAAGGAAACGATGAGCTACTGCAGGTCAAGGTTTCGGATTTCGTTTTGCAAAATTTACCGTCCCTAGGCGAAATGGTGGCCTGGCCATTCACGACGGCATGGAGGCAGCAGGGTCTTCCCGGATCTGTACAAAGCGCAACACCTACGGTGCAGTTTCAGCTTTTCGCGTAATTAGCGGCACGTCCGGTGAGCAGCTCGGACGGCGAGCTGCAGGTTGAGGAAGATGGTGAGGTGCCTATGTGCGGCCGGCCGCTCACGACGGGGAGATGGAGGCAGCTCGGCCTGGTCGACTCAACGAAGGGCTGAAGGACAGAAAATACTACAGGGAAGTTTGAGCTTTTAGTTGCAAAAATTAGCGGCACGTACGTCctgcttcctttttttttctcattCAGAATCCACGTACGTACGCAGGATCTAGGCCTTGTCATCGCGTAACTCGTCCGTGACTATCCATAGGTGTAACACGCGCGTACGGACAGGTTTTTTACACTTCATCCAAAGGCACTTCGTCCGTAAGTCAAGCGTTCCGTCGGTGCCGTCCTCCCTCCTCCGTCCTCCCTGCGACTATATGCACGATCAATAATACTAGACCTATGGGAAGTTTTCTTACGAACAAATGTTACGGGGAGATTGGGAGGCACGTCATCCCTGCCGTCCACCCACCACCCTACCAGCTACCAGGAATAGCTTATAATCTAGTCGCCGTCGGGTGTAGGTGCCACAGTTGTCCGGTTCTACCCTGTCGCCCTCGGTCCATGGGTATATTCTCGCCCTCCCTGGAGCAGAAGGTCATGGATTCCTCGGCCACCATGTCGGTACTGGCCGTGCTGCTACTGGTACTGGCGGTGGCGCAGCCATCGGGGGCGGACACGCCATGCTACACGCGGCTGTTCAGCTTCGGGGACTCGCTGACAGATACGGGCAACTTCGGCTTCGTCTTCCCCAACGACACCCTGGCCCCCGGGCTCTCTCTGCCCTACGGCGAGACCTTCTTCCACAGCGCCACCGGCCGCTGCTCGAATGGCCGCctcatcgtcgacttcatcggtacGGCACAATCACCCGTCTAGCATGATCCATGGAATGATCAACTTACCTGTGTGGGTGTGCCGCAGCGCACGCGCTAGGGCTGCCGCTCGTGACGCCGTACTGGAGCGGGAAGAGCGTGGAGGACTTCGCGCACGGAGCCAACTTTGCCGTCGCCGGCGCAACAGCGATGAGCCCGGAATTCTTCTGGGAGAGGGGCTACTCCGCGGCTGACGCGGACACAGTGCACCTCGACATGCAGATGAACTGGTTCCGAGACCTACTCCACCTACTCTGCCCAAGCGATTTATCGGGTACGTTAACTATACCTTCGGCACGCGCGCGATTTGTATTTCAATTGAGCGCATGCACTCGGAAAAACATTTCTTGCGAAATTTAACTGGAATCAGGGTATATATGCTATTGCACTTGATTAGTTACTTACGAGACCCACTCTATTAAGCACTAATATATTACCTCACCCCTTCGATTTTCCTTTGCTGGAAGTCGAACATTTTTCTAAAATTGATCAAGTTTTACACAAAAAATAGCCACATGCATGTATGACATTAAAGTACTACTATATTTTTTCGATAATGATTAAAGTACTATATTATTAAACTACAGTACTACATGTTAAGATGATTATATatatgaatattaattaagtgtaATAAATATTGCCATTCTATAAAATTGATCAAAGTTAAGGGCGCCAACTAGGGTTCGGCTCCCAATAGTACCTATTTGGCCGTAAGATTTCTACTAGGTCCGCACTTGGAAATAACAGAGTCCCTTAAAAAGCATCCCGTTAATCACTCCCGTAAAATACTTCTGGTGATCACGTTGCCTCAAGCGCCCCACTCCCTTAGAAAGCTTTCAAAGATGGTTCCTTTAATCACGTTGCTTCCAAAATAAACTTCCTTTCATATGGCTTCCAAAATAAACTTCCCTTAATCCCTTTGCTTCCAAATATGCTTTCAATATTCTATTGGCCAGATCCATATAATCATGCAGGATTCCATCCACTACATATGATGCTTACTTTCAATTTGCATCATACTTTGAGCGCTACAATCCATGCTTCATCATTGAGTAATGTTACAGTGTTAGGATTTGATTCTGCCATATAGTTGCATTTGGAAATGCCGCCTTATTATTGTTGAAGCATGCACAATAATGTGCCAAACTTTTTATTTACCGTATTGTATGTTTATGAAAGGAAGCGTGCATGTATGTTCAAAGAAGCAGATTGTCTTCATGATTGAAGCAAGTCGATCACATGTAATACATCTGCTTGTatcactagtagagaaaccccccttTAGCCTTACTAAAGATCCGGTACTAAagcctcccacctttagtaccggttccttacgaaccggtactaaaggtgcctccacgtgggcagattcgtaacacgaaccggtactaaaggttatttagtagagggagcatacgcacccgcgaGTCCAATTGAATTTCCGATTTCAAAGTCCGTAGTTTATGCCTTCTTAAAGAATATGTATCAGAAGTAAAATATAGAGTGATCAAACTGAATAGCTAGGTTATTAGAGAGGTCCCATTATATGGAAGAAAGATAAAACATCATTAGGATCTTAGGTTCAAGTCATTCCCCTATCTATCAATATATCCTAGTCGATGGTCCACATTTGTCTACTGATccggacatatactaccttaggcGTCGTTTCATTGGCATCCCTCTTTGAGACCCATTCAGCCTCACGCAGAGAGACTTGTTGAAACTTTCATACCCAATTCGACAATTATATTACTTTAATGCAGATAGGTTCACGACCAGTAACCTCCATATTACTCACCATCCAACAGCTCAACTGATATATTGTATCTTCATTGCCAAAATTTTACCTCAAAATGTGAATATACATTTGGACTTACTGTTGCTTCGCTTTGACATAAAAAATCACCATGTCATTGCTGTTTCCTAGAAAAGACATCTTTAGCGTCAGAAGTGAGACCTGTCATACTCATACCTATAAATATTGCATGTAATGATAGATGGTTTTATGTTTTTGTAATCTTTTCAGAATGTTGAATTTTGGAATTTCTAAAGTATAAAATGTTGACATAATACAATGATCTAGAACTTATTTTTATTTAACAGATTGCGCGGACATGATGAACAAATCTTTGTTCTTAGTTGGAGAAATTGGGGGCAATGACTACAACTCCCCTCTCCAATCTTTGATGCCCTTTGAGATGATTCGGTCCTTCACTCCTAGTGTAATTGACAAAATCTCTTCCACGATCACTGTGAGTCATTTTGTGGTGTTTCTCTTTCTTCAATTGCCACGATTATTATTATCTCAAGTACAAATTTAAGAAATAGCGCATAAGTACATAAGTACATACTAATGCAACTGTGTGGAATTTGCAGGATCTGATTGGCCTCGGAGCCAAAACACTACTAGTTCCTGGCAACCTTCCGATTGGGTGCTCACCATTATACTTGACGGCATACAAGAGTAACAAGACAAAAGACTATGAGCCAGAGACAGGCTGCATCCGTTGGTTGAACGAATTCTCACAATACCACAATAAAATTCTTATGGATGAGTTGGAGAAGTTGCAAAAGCTTCATCCTAATGTAGCAATCATATATGCCGATTACTATGCAGCTGCTATGGAAATATTTGTTTCCCCTAAACATTTTGGTGAGTCTAAAGCATTTTtatgtcatactattaattgtgcTCTATACCAAAAAAAATACACTTCACTAAGATACGCTAGTCCATGTAAATGACCAACCAAGACATGAAGTTTTCAAGAGAAACATATAAACTCTTGAAGGAACAAAACTTGCTTCTTTGGATTATCTACTATCTCTTATCGGCGATATTTTTTTCTTTAGGGATGGAGGATCCGTTGCTTGCTTGCTGCGGAGGAGCAGGTCCTTATGGTGTGTCTTTGGCTGAACGTTGTGGACAAGGAGAATACAAcctgtgtgatgacccacaaaatTATGGATCCTGGGACGGCATACATCCCACAGAAGCAACAAACGAAGCTATTGCCAATGGTCTTCTAAGAGGTCCATATACTAAGCCTCCAATTTCGACCACCACCAATTCATGTGGAAGGCTTAGTGAACTTTTCTCTTCTGTTGAATACAAGGTCATCTACAACGTGTAATTTGTAACTATATTTTTAATCAAATGGAATCTTCACTATCCTAATTTATGCACAAACTAGCGCCAGTAAAGATGTGCCAATTAGTGGCATTGCACTATTGCTACTCGTGACGTGTATCCAACATTGGTAACATTTATTAGTGGCGTGCCTAGCACAAGCCACCAGCAATGGACGCTTTAGTGGTGTGGCGTGGTTGGCTTCCATTGAGAAACTTCGATAGTGGAAATTTTCATGGGTAATTTCATATCAATTTCAAAGAAAATCACATTGAAAAATAAAATGACAAATTCCATTGAAATATTAGGATATCAGAATAAATAAGAGTTGAcgaaagtttcagtgattttgaCTATCGACTAGACCGTGAgtgcgcgcgttgctgcgcccgtccaaTCCGGACAATAATACAAGATACTATCTAATAAATTTCAAACGgtaaacaaatacaacaaatttTATCGAGTTTGTTCGATATTTGGGCCGAGTGATATAGAGATTTTACATGCTTTACATAACTTATTGCGAATGCCAGCCGTGTTACATATTTTTTTCTTAATCAATAGAAGTACTATGAATTATCTAAACAACAAGTTATTGCTAATCACATAAGCATGCAAAcacatttttttaatttatttgcaGCCATCAAAATGAGATTTCATGAGCAATTGTTCCAACATTTGACAAATAATTCGTGTTATTGATCTTGATACCACAAAACTTGATTTAGAAAGCGTTATTGCTTAGATGAAAAGTTTATTTTGTGGAAGTTATTTCTTCCCGTCACATGCTAGCATAAAAAACATATTCACAATCGAGAGGCACAATATCGAGCAATAAAGTTTTAGTAGCTAACCTTTCTAAAaaccattttgtttgttttggacCAAGCATCGTTAGCTACTTTCCAATGTTCAACAACGGTGTACAGTTTCCAAAAATTGAAAGGACATGACATAGAAGTACATAGGGACGACATATACATCGTGATATACATGTCTAGAAGGAAGAGGTGCTTCAGCattctaaaaaaaaaagcaagGCACTCTTAGTTGTAGCTACGGAGTTGGAGGTGTTACCTGACTTCAGATTTAACCTGGTACGAAATCAGATACATAACTCTAGTATTAATAGATGGTGATGACAAATAATAAAAGGAGAGAGAGCTAATCGGATTGGTTTCAGTAGGAGGACCAGTCGACTTTGCATCTGAGTTCGATTGTGTATATTGTGTTTGATGAAGCATATCAGTTGGGGGGATATATACAAGACCACTGATGCTGTTGTGGCACAT includes these proteins:
- the LOC124669209 gene encoding GDSL esterase/lipase At1g28600-like — encoded protein: GVSTSSSGKKDRTKVMDSSATMSVLAVLLLVLAVAQPSGADTPCYTRLFSFGDSLTDTGNFGFVFPNDTLAPGLSLPYGETFFHSATGRCSNGRLIVDFIAHALGLPLVTPYWSGKSVEDFAHGANFAVAGATAMSPEFFWERGYSAADADTVHLDMQMNWFRDLLHLLCPSDLSDCADMMNKSLFLVGEIGGNDYNSPLQSLMPFEMIRSFTPSVIDKISSTITDLIGLGAKTLLVPGNLPIGCSPLYLTAYKSNKTKDYEPETGCIRWLNEFSQYHNKILMDELEKLQKLHPNVAIIYADYYAAAMEIFVSPKHFGMEDPLLACCGGAGPYGVSLAERCGQGEYNLCDDPQNYGSWDGIHPTEATNEAIANGLLRGPYTKPPISTTTNSCGRLSELFSSVEYKVIYNV